The Deltaproteobacteria bacterium genomic interval ATTCTCCATCACGTCAAGAGTGATTACGTCGAGGATGTCAAGGACAAGGAACTGATTGAGGGGTCTATCCGTGGGATGCTCACAGCGTTGGACCCCCACAGCCTCTTTATGCCGGCGGAGGTTTACAGGGAACTTCGTGTTGATACGGAGGGAAAGTTTGGCGGGATCGGGATCGAGGTGACCTCCAAAGACAATTTTCTGACGGTGGTGGCCCCCCTGGAAGGGACACCGGCGGACCGCGCCAGGATACGGGCGGGAGACAGGATCCTCAGGATCAACAAAACCCCCGCCAAGGGGATGTCACTCACCGATGCCGTCAAGATGATGCGGGGGGAGAGGGGGAGCCGGATAACCCTTGTCCTGCAAAGAGAGGGGAGCAAACCGTTTCAGGTCACCCTGGTGAGGGATCTGATCCGGATCCAGAGTGTCCGGAAGGAATTGGTGGATAAAAGATACGGCTATGTCCGGGTGACTTCCTTCCAGGAGGGGACGGCCAAAGAGCTGGATCGTGCCCTGCGGGAACTCGAAAAAAAGGTGCCCGGGGGACTGGCCGGTCTTGTCCTGGATCTTCGCAATAACCCCGGTGGTCTCCTGGATGAGGCCGTTGAGGTGGCAGATCAGTTTCTGGAGAGCGGGACGATTGTCGTGACCAAGAGTCGCCATAACAAGGAGGTCGACAAGAAAGAGGCCCGAAGGGAAAAGACGCATCCCGCTTATCCCCTCATTGTGATGGTGAACGGGGGGAGCGCCTCGGCGGCAGAGATTGTTGCCGGGGCCCTGCAGGATCATCGTCGAGGCATCCTTTTGGGAACGTCGACCTTTGGTAAAGGTTCCGTGCAAACGGTCTATGAGTTGGGGGATGGTTCGGCCCTCAAGCTGACAATTGCCAAATATTACACCCCCTCCGGCCGGTCGATCCAGGCCCAGGGGATCAAACCGGATATTGAGGTGGGTGAGGTGAAGCCGGAAATGATTGCCTCTACGGCGACTACTCCGCGGGAGCGGGTGGTTCGCGAGAAGGACCTCAAGGGGCACCTGGAGGGCGGTTCGCCCAAAGGGGAAGAAGAGGATTCCGAAAAAGAGGCAGAAACCTCACCCAAGGGTGGCTCACCCAAGGGTGGTTCACCCAAAGGCAAAAAGGGAAAAGCAACCCCGGAGCAAAAACCGGAAGACTACCAGAAGGAAACCGCCCTCAATTACATCAAAAGCTGGGATACCTTTCAATCAAAAGGCCGGTTGCGTTAGGGCAGAACTTTCTTCAGGTGAATTACTGATCTTTCCCTTGCCGGTTTTGTAGAGGTATTTCCGGATCGCCTTGATCACCCGCGGCATCACCTGTTGTGCCCCCCAAATCAGCAGGAATTTAGGAACGCGGTTGCCCGTAATGACGGTCGCCTTGTAATCCATCTTCGTCCGTGTGGGATCCCCCTCGAACGGCTCAAAGGTCACCGATCCGGCAAAATGTTTCACATTGCCGCCGACCAGTTCCCATTCCGAGGAAAAGACCCCTTCCTTTTCACGGGTCTCGTTGTTTTTGTTTTTGAGGATGAACCATTTATCGTTGGCCGGCCAGGGGATGTCAAAACTCTGGAACGAATAGGAATCCCAACGCGCGCCGGCTTTCCGCCCCTGCTCCTGATCGAATTGTCGACCGTTCATCAATTGGTAAAATTCCTTGATCTCCTTTGTTTTCTTGACCAGGTATTCCTTGATGAAACCTTCGCTGAGGGCGCGGCAGTCATTCAAGGTGGGGACTTCATAGGCTGGCCAGTCGTTTGATCGCCGGTACATGTTCCAGACCTCGGCCGGTGGGGACTCAATGACGCCGACCATCTGGCCGACAATCCCGACCCCCTTGTCATAGTCGGCATGGGAATAGATCCAGCCCCGGTCCAGACTCCTGACAAACGCCTCCTCCGGGGAGAGCTTTTTGACCGTATAGACAGCCTGGGCGGCAGTGGGGATGACCATCTGGATGAAAACCAGAAGGGCCAGAAAAAGAGAGGCGAATCGCTTGAGGGCCATGGAACCTTACAAGTATAACTGAAAAATCAGTTGGCCTCAAGGAGTACGTCGAAGGAACCGGAGATAGTTCCAGTGAGGGTCTGATCGCTTTCGACGCCGTTGGTGACGACACGTTTTTTACCGCTCATATTGGCCGTAAAGGTGCCGGTCATCCGGCTCCCCCCCGTTTCGCCATAACTGGTCAGGGTAATCGTTCCCCCCGTTGAGCCGAAGACCACCTGTTCCCCGTTATCATCATGGGTGATCTTGGGAGAGTTGAAGATGATACTGGCAGAGCCGGTATTTTGCTCGAAGACGGTATCGGTTTCGTTCAGGTTGTAGGTATTGCCGGCATTGATATCGTCAGGGTCGGTAATGATATTGACCATTGTTTGAGTGAGATCTGTGGCTGAGGCCCCTTCGGAGGCGAAGGCGGTGGGGAGGTTAATCCGTTTGACATCCCCCGTAAAGGTGCCGAAGCCGCCAACGATCGTCTTGGGGTCGAACGAGATATTGGCGCCGTTGATCTTGATCGTGGCCGAAAAACTGTTTGCCGTCGTTGTCGTTTCCTCAGCAACCTTGGCCAGCTCAAAGTCGACATCAATCCGTCCGATGGTGGCGGCATTGGAAATGACCACGGTTAACACGTCGCCGGTTGAAACACCAAACCCCTTGATCCCGACCGAATTCCCGGACATTTCCGTCCCGACGGCGGCCCCGGCCCGGTAAACCGCGGCACGAACGGCATTACCGACGGCCCCGGCACTGGGGGAAAGGGTGAGGGTGACATCAACGCCGTTTTCGACCGCCTTGGTCGGGGTGATCTTCAAGACCTTGGTGGCAAATTCGTTGATCTTCTTCACGGCACCGGTCAGGCTGGAGTCTTTGAGTTCTTCCGGGTCGACTGTTTTGGCGACGATCGATTTGGCGGAAAAGAGGTTGGTGTTCAAGACACCGGCGGCTGTTTCTCCGGAGCGAAGGACGCTGTCGCTGGAATGTTCAATCGCCCGGTCTCTCGCGTATTTGGCATAGACGGTGGCGAGGTCCTTTTTAAATTTGCCCTGGAGGGTTGCGTCGAGGGCGTCGGTGACGGTGTCCCAGGGAGGGCCGAGTGGCGCCGACTTGGTCCCGTCCGCCACGAGCGCATCGATCCCTGCCTTGAGTTTGGCATAATAGGTCTGGAGGTAGCTGAGACTTTTGTTGTTGTAGACACGGCCGACGTAGGCGAAGAAATCCTGATTGGAATAAGCCTCCGAACCGCCGGCGTTTGGAACCAAAAGATAATTGGAGAGGATATGCGTTTCGGTTGCGGTAGCGGAGCGGACCTGCGGGGTGGTTGCCGCCGTGTCGATTGTTACTCCGTAGGTGGCAGCACTCCCCTCGGCGGAACCCTGAAGGGTATCCCCAAAACCGGTGTCGTAGCCATTTTGGACCGAATGGAACATCTCATGGGCCACCGAGGCGAAGACAGTCCCCAGGGCGTTGGTGGCGGTGGTGTCGGCGATTCGGGAAAAACCGACGTAGAGGATCCCGAAGCTGAAACCAAAATGATTGGCGCTTTCGTCAAGCCCTCCCGGTTCAAACTTACTTCCGCCATTGAAGAGAGAGATCGGCATATAATTCTTGCCGCCGACGGCAATAACCTGAAGGTTCGGTTGTCGGAAACCGGCGGCCTGGTAAATGGCGCCGGCGGCCACCCCGTTATTGCTGACCCTCTGGACAATCACCGTTTGGATCTGGGCATCGGTCAGGCTGGCGGCAGGGATGTTCAAGATACCGGAGATGACAGTCCTTAGATTGGGGTCCCTCGGGTTGTAATAGCTGATCCACAAATTGGTGCTCCACGGGGCCTCCGCCGTTGCCTCTTTGGAGGGGTCCAGGGTCATCGACGAGCCCTCGGACGATGTGGCGGTCTGCAGGTTGGGGTTGTAGACGACAGTGTAGATGGCGTCTTTGGGAAGTCCCTTTAGCTTGAGGGTGAGTTGGGAACCGCTCAAACTTCCAGGAACCCAGAGGGTCGTTTTGTTGTCCGGATCAAAGACCTTGATGTAAACCTTGATGGCGTTCTGGTCTGCCGCCGGGATGGAGGAGTTATCCAGCTGAACCGTCATCGTAACATCCTGGGTGGTGATAAAGTGCATGATGGAATCAAGATTTAAATCGTAGGAACTGGAAACGGTTTTTTCTCCCTCTTCCAGGAGATCGGAGGGGGTGTCGACGATTTCGATTTCCGGTTGGGCCCGGAGGGCGGCTGGCATGCTGTCATCGGCGATAATGACCTGAAACTTACCATCCTCTGAGGTGAAGGTTCCGCCGGTGACACCATCTTCGGTATACTCCGGATCTTCCTTGTCCGGGGTGTCGTCATCGTCGTCATCCCCGCCACAGTAAGAAAGCGAGAAGACAAGGGAACAAATCAGCAGACCCAACAGGAAAAGCCGCCGCATTTTTAGGATTCTAATTCAAAAGAGGGCTGAAAGACAACGAAAAATACTCGGGGACTAGGATCAATGAATACAATATGTTATGGCCACGAAATAGGGCCTTGACAATACCTACCCCCTAAGCATAGAATGTTCCGCATGAAGCCGGTTTCAACCAGGACTTTGCAGGTCTTTAAACAGTGGGGCAAGGAAGGGGGGAAGAGGCGGGCCAAAAACCTTTCCCCTTCGGCCCGTCAGGCTATTTCGAGGCATGCCGCTCAAACGCGTTGGGGTCTTCAAAAAACTCATGAGTCATCCATGTCCAGTGTGCGTCTTAGAGGAGCGCTTTGGGGAAATCCGGTCTATTTGGAAGAGGTTCTCTCGCATGGAAGCTTGAGAGACTGGAAAGAACTGCGCCGCAGAATTGCCGATCACCCCTTTGGCGCTGAAGCCGGTGCGCTCGAGAAAGTTCTTAATGCGATCAGTATCTACGGAACCATTTCTTTATGGAAAGGGATCCTTGGCAATTTACGGGGGAATTTTTTGTGAAAAAAGAAGCCGATACATTTCCTGCATGGGAAAAATTACTTTCCGCACAAGCTCTCTTCCAATCCCATTTTCCGGAGTCTGTTCTTGTTGGCGGAACAGCCGCGGCACTTCATGCCGGTCATCGTGTCTCTATGGATGCCGATCACGTTTTGCCTGATCTTAAAAAACGATTCGCCGAAATTTTGGCTCAAGTGGAGAAAGAAGCCGGCTGGAAAACAAGCCGGATGGAACCTCCGGTTCTCATTTTGGGAAACTTTCAAGGGGTCCGGACCGGTATTCGCCAGTTGATCCGGAAAAAACCACTGGAGACAACGATGGTGAAAGGACTTCGCGTCCCGACGGTTGCCGAAATTTTAAGAATCAAAGGCTACTTAATTACCAAGAGAAACACGACGCGGGACTTTATTGATTTTGTCGCCCTTTTCGACCATTTCGGGGCTGAAAAATCTTTGAAGGCGCTGGCTTCATTGGATGATCTCTATCCGCAAGAGGGGGAGGAGTCTGTATTAAAACAACTCGCCACACAGCTGGCTGAACCCAAGCCCTGGGATCTGACAGAGACTGATTTAAGTCACTACAAATCACTCAAAGAACCTTACACCGACTGGAATGAAATCAAACGGCGAGCAGGGGCGGCGGGTCTTCGAATTTTGGAATCACTTTTGGTTTAGGGTATTTGTTTTATGCTCGGGGACTAGGATTCGAACCTAGATTTACGGAGTCAGAGTCCGCAGTCCTGCCGTTAGACGATCCCCGAATAAGCGGCTTTTTAGTAGATGAGCGGTTGCTCAAAGTCAACTCTCAACCGAAGAAAACCTCTGCCAGCTTATAGAAAGCGGGATCCACCGTCTTGATCTTCTTGACCACCTGTTGGAGCGGGAGGGAAATTATTTTGTTCCCCTGGATCCCGACCATCCGGCCGAATTTTCCGCTATGGGCGAGATTAACCGCCTCCACGCCGAGGCGGGTGGCGAGGATCCGGTCATAGGCGGTTGGCGTTCCTCCCCTCTGAACATGCCCCAGTTCCGTCACCCGGATCTCAAACGAGGTCCTTTTCTGCAACTCCCTCGCGAGAAGCATCCCGATACCCCCCAGTTTGATGTCGCCGTACTCGTCTTTTTTGGTGGGGGTCTTGAGGATCTTTTTCTTCCTCCCAACCCCTTCGTAGAGCCGGGCGTCTTCGGAAACGACGATGATGCTAAAATTCTTGCCGCGGCTGGCTCGTTGCTTCAGAAGCCTTATCAAGTGATTGAGTGAAAAAGGGACTTCCGGAATCAAGATGGCATCCCCCCCGCCGGCAATGCCGGCACAGGCGGCGATCCAGCCGGTGTGACGTCCCATCACCTCCACGATCATCACGCGGTGGTGGGATTCTGCGGTGGTGTGGAGACGATCGATGGCGTCCGTCGCAATTTGCACCGCGGTATCAAAACCGATCGTGACATCGGTCCCCCAAAGATCGTTGTCGATCGTTTTGGGGATGCCGATCGTCGGGATGCCGGCCTTGTGGAAGGCATAGGAGACCCGCATCGTTCCCTCGCCGCCGATCGCCAATACGCCGTCCAGGGGGGAACGCCGGAAGTTTTCAATGACCTTTCTCTTCATCTCCGGTGTCTTCAAAGGGTTGATACGGGTCGTCCCGAGGATCGTTCCCCCCATCGGGAGGATGCCGGAGACCGAGGCGATATCGAGCGGACGGAAATGAGAAGTCAGAAGCCCTTTCCATCCTTCCAGGATGCCATCGATGCCAATGTTGAGGGAAACGGCCCGCCGGACAACCGCACGAATGGCGGCATTCAGACCGGGGCAGTCACCCCCCCCTGTGAGCACTCCGAGTTTCATCGGGAGGGATCTTATGGATTTTTCCCGCGCTTGCCAAGGGAAAATCAAAGGTCTAAAGTTGATAGAGTGAACACCATTGACTATGCCGGTCTGCTAGGTGCGATGACCCAGGAAGGGACCCTCTATGAAAAACTGGAGGGGGAGAAGGTCCGCTGTTTTTCCTGCGGCCACCGGTGCGTGATTCCCGAAGGACGGATCGGGATTTGCAAGGTCCGCTTTAATAAAGGAGGGAAACTCCAGGTCCCCTTTGGTTATGTGGGGGCGCTCCAGTGCGACCCGATCGAAAAAAAACCGTTCTTTCATGCGATGCCAGGAACCGAGGCCTTCTCCTTCGGGATGCTGGGGTGTGATTATCACTGTCCGAATTGCCAAAATTGGCTGACCAGTCAGGCCCTGCGCGACCCAAAGGCGATAGCCCCTCCGCAGAAGGTGACGCCCAAAGAATTGGTGGCGATGGCCAGAGAAAGGGGGGCCTCGACACTCGCCTCCACTTACAATGAACCACTGATCACCAGCGAATGGGCCGTGGCTGTCTTTCAAGAGGCGAAGAGGGCGGGATTCAAGACCGCCTATATCTCCAACGGCAACGGGACCCCACAAGTGATCAATTATCTAAGGCCTTGGGTTGATCTTTATAAAGTAGACCTCAAGGGTTTTAACGACAAACATTATCGGGAACTGGGGGGGCTGTTGGATCCTGTCCTTGAAACGATCCAGGCTATTCACGAAAAACAGTTCTGGCTGGAGGTTGTTACCCTCATCATCCCCGGCTTTAATGATTCGGATGAAGAGTTGAGGCAGATCGCCCGGTTTCTCGCCAAGATTTCAAAAGAGATCCCATGGCATCTGACCGCCTTTCACAAGGATTACAAAATGAGGGGTCCGGCCAACACACCGGTGGAGACTCTTGTTCGCGCCGCGCGGATCGGTCAGGAGGCAGGGCTCCACTTTATCTACGCCGGTAATCTGCCGGGAAAGGTAGGGGATCTGGAAAACAGCTATTGTCCCTCTTGCAAGACCCTCCTGGTTGAAAGGGTTGGGTACACAATCTTGAAGAACAACCTCCAGTCTGGCTGTTGTCCCCAATGCCTGCAAAAAATCCCGGGGGTTTGGGGCTAAAGGGAGGAAACTACCTCAATCGTACTGCGGTTTGAAATAGAGGAATTTTCAGGGTCATCCAGGAGGTGGATGATCCGTTCAGAACGGGGCGGCATCGGGCAATCCAGCCTCGGACGCACCGCGATCTTCATCTCCGGGGGGAGCTGGTGTTCTTCCGTGTAGAGCGAAACGGTATCACCCCCGCAGACGAGGGTATGGGGGGGTGGTGTCAGAGAGATAATTCTACGGATATTGTCGGTGATACTCCAACCTTCGAGGGGGGAGAAGACCTCAATTTCTGGAAAATCCCGGACCTTGTTCACCAAGATAGACTGACGGGCGGCATGGGAGAGAATCGGTCCCTTGTGGGTTCGTGACCGGTTGACGGTGAAGACAACCAATCTTTTCAGGCCCAGCTGACGGACTGCCTGAAGCCAGAGAGAGAGATGCCCCTGGTGGGTCGGGCTCAAGGTCCCGCAGGCGATTCCTGTCCCGCCAAAGGGGAGATTGCCGGCCAGGAAATTGGCCCGCGCATTTTCGATTTCCTTCTGGAGCAACGGATTGAGGACCTCCCGGATATTGACGAAGAAACGTTTCCGGGTGGCGATCCCCGGGTTTTGGACGCCGATACGACTCCGGTTCAGGAAAGGGGGAGGAAAATGGGGGATCTTTTCAATCCCGCCGAATGGTTTGACGACCAGTTTCTCCATCTCTTCATCGGTCATCTCAATCATGAAGGTAGGGAAATAAAGGGGTCTTCTTTCTTTCTGAGAACGCCGCCAAACCTCCCCCATCCGGTGTTGCCCCTGGACATGAACCATCCCGTACGAAGGACTTTTGAAGGTGATTGGCGGTTGGGTCAGGGCCGTTTCTTCGATCTTGCCCGTCGGTTCATAAAGGAAATAGAACTTTACCAGATTCGGATTGTCGTTGTAGCCGGTGTATCGGTTGATCGTGGGCCAGGGGGCGCAGTCGGTATTCTTTAAACAGAGCCAAGTCAGCTCTGAATTGTTGAGTGTCTTGAAGTCGAGGCTCCCCCGGTTGATCCGGGCCCCGGCGGAAGTATTGGCCAAAAAAGAATTAGTCGCCCGCAAATTACCCGACTCGGCCTCTTCATTGACATTGATCCACTCCAGAGAGGTGCTGCGGAGAGAGGCGACATCTTCTTCCCCGTCCTCAAAAGAGGGGATTTTTCGGTCCGGAATCACCTGACCGTGAAGGGTAATCTCCACGTTGAGCGGTTTTCCATCCCAGTCCAGCCCCCGTTCAATAGGGTCTGTACCCTGTTTGGCGACCGGCCTGATTTTGGGGAGGGTAATGATGGAGAGGAGGCCGCCCAAGATGGAGCACAATCTTTGCGTACCATGGGCGAGACCCCACAACGGCGGCCCGGGGATCCCCTTCTCAAAGGCCATCAGACCGGCGAGCGAATAGTAGGTCAGGAACTTGTTAATCGGCCGGACGGCCCACCTTTTTAACCGTTCAGTTTTTTTAGGGTCTTCCATGAAGAGGTCGATCGGAAGGGTGAAGGCGATGGAGGCCAGTGCCTGGTCGCTTGACTTGATGATGAGGGAGCTCCAGGAAAGACCGATCCCGGCGCAGGTATTGTAAAAAGAATTAGCCAACCAGTTTTCGAACGCCTGTTCGATCGGGGCATAAATTTTTCCGAGGGAAGCGGCCCCCAGGCTGAAATGGTGTCCCCGGATCTGGAAGAATTCGATATGGTAGGGAAACCGTTTCTTGGCCCATTGGCCGACATCCGCCATGATCCCCTGCCTCACAATGGTTCGAAAACGGGCGATAAAACTGAGGACAAAGGAGCCTGCAAACTGCGACCAGTGCGGTCTTAAAGCAATGGCACCGACAAAAAAACTGGCGGTGGCGGCAAGAATCGTAACAACGCCTCCGGCCATACCGATTTCAAAATCCCTGAGGAGGAGACGCCAGTCCTTGACAATCTGGTGAAAGCGACGGAAAGAGACCCGCGCAAAGTGACGACTGCCGACGGCCCACGACTCTGAGGCCTCCAGAAAACCTTGTTTGTAGAGATGGTAAAGCGCCGCGTTAGTCCGGTGACGAAGGAGGGGATGACCAGAAGAGAAAGAGATTGCTTCGCTGGATTCCTGAATAGTTTCCTTCAATGGCCGAAAAAATACTTTAGTGCTTCTCTCCGGAAAGGCTAGCGCCGTTTTGAGGGGACTGTCAAGGACGTTTGGTTGTTGCACTTTTATCAATTATTTCCTAGGAATTTCTTGAGCCTTTGAGGAGGAAGTCCCCATGCCTGATTTTGATCTGACGGCCGAGCAAGAGATGCTCCGGAAAACGATCCGTGACTTTGCCGAAAAAGAGATCCGGCCGGTCGCCCAAAAACTGGATGAAAAAGAGGAGTTTTCCTGCGCCCTGACCGCCCGAATGGCCGGCTTGGGACTCTTTGGAATGACGATTTCTCCTGATTATGGTGGACAAGGGGCAGACACCCTCTCCTATATCCTTTGCGTCGAGGAACTGGCCCGTGTCGATGGCTGTCAAGCGGCGACCGTGGCGGCGGCCAACTCTTTGGGGATCGGGCCGATTGTGGCCTTCGGGACTGAAAAACAGAAACGGAAATACCTTCCCGATCTTTGCACTGGCAAAAAACTATGGGCCTTTGGCCTGACCGAGCCGGAGGCGGGGAGCGATGCCGGCAGTTCCAAGACCCACGCCGAACTCAAAAATGGCAAATGGCTCATCAACGGCTCCAAGATTTTTATCACCAACGGTTCGACCGAGATCACGGCCGGTGTAACGGTGCAATGTGTGACCGGCGTTGAAAAACAGACCGGTAAGAAGGAAATCTCTTGCATCATTGTAGAAAAAGGGGCCGCCGGTTTTGTGGCGAAGACGATGCACCACAAGATGACCTGGCGTTCCTCCAACACGGCGGAGCTCTATTTTCAGGATGTGACGGTGCCGGAGGAAAATCTTTTAGGCAAAAGGGGGGATGGTTTTCGTCAGATGTTGAAGACGCTCGACTCCGGCCGTCTGGGGATCGCCGCGATGGGGTTGGGTGGGGCCGAAGGGGCGTTTGAGGCGGCCTTGAAATATTCCCAGGAGAGAAAAACCTTTGGCGTGCCAATCGCCAAGCATCAGGCGATCGCCTTCAAGTTGGCCGATATGGCAACCGAGATCGAGGCGGCCCGCGGCCTCCTTTACAGGGCCTGCTGGCTGAAAGACCAGGGGCGGCCGTTTGCCAAGGAGGCCTCGATGGCAAAACTTTATTGTTCCGAGGTGATGGGGAGGGTGGTCGATCATGCGGTGCAAATTTTTGGCGGGTACGGCCTGATGGAGGAATACCCGGTCGCCAAATTTTACCGGGACCAGCGTCTTTTGGAGATTGGGGAAGGAACGAGCGAGGTCCAACGGATCGTGATCTCACGACATTTGGGGTGCTAAATGCCTGTCAAACCTGACCACTGGATCTGCGAGATGGCTGAACAAAAAAAGATGATTGAGCCATTCGCCAAAGATCAGGTTCGAAAAGGGGTGATCTCCTACGGGGTTTCTTCGTACGGCTACGACATGCGCCTCTCAGATCAGTTCAAGGTTTTGCGACCCGCTTCAGACAAACCGGAGGCAGAGATCCTCGACCCCAAGAATGTCGATCCCTCGCACTTCGAGGAAAAACGGGAGTCGGTCCGCATCATCCCTCCGCACAGTTTTGTCTTGGGCCAGAGTATCGAATATTTCCGGATCCCGCGGGATATTCTGGCGATCGCCTTCGGCAAGTCGACCTATGCCCGGTCCGGGGTTTTTGTAAACCTCACCCCCTTTGAACCGGAGTGGGAAGGGTTTGTCACCATTCAGATTGCCAACCTTTCCCCCTATTCTGCAAAAGTCTACGCCGGGGAGGGGATCGCCCAGGTCCTTTTTCTGGAGGCGACCGATCTCTGCCAAACCTCCTACAAGGATAAAAAGGGAAAATATCAGGCCCAAAAAGAGATCACGACCTCGAAGATCTAGATGTCACCCTCTATTATCTCAGCCCGGCAGATTGTTAAAAATTTTGGGGGCCTGGCTGCC includes:
- a CDS encoding dCTP deaminase, giving the protein MPVKPDHWICEMAEQKKMIEPFAKDQVRKGVISYGVSSYGYDMRLSDQFKVLRPASDKPEAEILDPKNVDPSHFEEKRESVRIIPPHSFVLGQSIEYFRIPRDILAIAFGKSTYARSGVFVNLTPFEPEWEGFVTIQIANLSPYSAKVYAGEGIAQVLFLEATDLCQTSYKDKKGKYQAQKEITTSKI
- a CDS encoding 6-phosphofructokinase: MKLGVLTGGGDCPGLNAAIRAVVRRAVSLNIGIDGILEGWKGLLTSHFRPLDIASVSGILPMGGTILGTTRINPLKTPEMKRKVIENFRRSPLDGVLAIGGEGTMRVSYAFHKAGIPTIGIPKTIDNDLWGTDVTIGFDTAVQIATDAIDRLHTTAESHHRVMIVEVMGRHTGWIAACAGIAGGGDAILIPEVPFSLNHLIRLLKQRASRGKNFSIIVVSEDARLYEGVGRKKKILKTPTKKDEYGDIKLGGIGMLLARELQKRTSFEIRVTELGHVQRGGTPTAYDRILATRLGVEAVNLAHSGKFGRMVGIQGNKIISLPLQQVVKKIKTVDPAFYKLAEVFFG
- a CDS encoding S41 family peptidase yields the protein MKQIAVALLLGISFFAMPSLSPAADKKEKTITRELYQDLELFAKILHHVKSDYVEDVKDKELIEGSIRGMLTALDPHSLFMPAEVYRELRVDTEGKFGGIGIEVTSKDNFLTVVAPLEGTPADRARIRAGDRILRINKTPAKGMSLTDAVKMMRGERGSRITLVLQREGSKPFQVTLVRDLIRIQSVRKELVDKRYGYVRVTSFQEGTAKELDRALRELEKKVPGGLAGLVLDLRNNPGGLLDEAVEVADQFLESGTIVVTKSRHNKEVDKKEARREKTHPAYPLIVMVNGGSASAAEIVAGALQDHRRGILLGTSTFGKGSVQTVYELGDGSALKLTIAKYYTPSGRSIQAQGIKPDIEVGEVKPEMIASTATTPRERVVREKDLKGHLEGGSPKGEEEDSEKEAETSPKGGSPKGGSPKGKKGKATPEQKPEDYQKETALNYIKSWDTFQSKGRLR
- the amrS gene encoding AmmeMemoRadiSam system radical SAM enzyme, which encodes MTQEGTLYEKLEGEKVRCFSCGHRCVIPEGRIGICKVRFNKGGKLQVPFGYVGALQCDPIEKKPFFHAMPGTEAFSFGMLGCDYHCPNCQNWLTSQALRDPKAIAPPQKVTPKELVAMARERGASTLASTYNEPLITSEWAVAVFQEAKRAGFKTAYISNGNGTPQVINYLRPWVDLYKVDLKGFNDKHYRELGGLLDPVLETIQAIHEKQFWLEVVTLIIPGFNDSDEELRQIARFLAKISKEIPWHLTAFHKDYKMRGPANTPVETLVRAARIGQEAGLHFIYAGNLPGKVGDLENSYCPSCKTLLVERVGYTILKNNLQSGCCPQCLQKIPGVWG
- a CDS encoding acyl-CoA dehydrogenase family protein; amino-acid sequence: MPDFDLTAEQEMLRKTIRDFAEKEIRPVAQKLDEKEEFSCALTARMAGLGLFGMTISPDYGGQGADTLSYILCVEELARVDGCQAATVAAANSLGIGPIVAFGTEKQKRKYLPDLCTGKKLWAFGLTEPEAGSDAGSSKTHAELKNGKWLINGSKIFITNGSTEITAGVTVQCVTGVEKQTGKKEISCIIVEKGAAGFVAKTMHHKMTWRSSNTAELYFQDVTVPEENLLGKRGDGFRQMLKTLDSGRLGIAAMGLGGAEGAFEAALKYSQERKTFGVPIAKHQAIAFKLADMATEIEAARGLLYRACWLKDQGRPFAKEASMAKLYCSEVMGRVVDHAVQIFGGYGLMEEYPVAKFYRDQRLLEIGEGTSEVQRIVISRHLGC